The following proteins come from a genomic window of Halomarina ordinaria:
- a CDS encoding class I SAM-dependent methyltransferase produces MTDRRAVRETYDRIAEHFARTRAYAWPEVEAFVEASPEAGTALDLACGNGRHAGLLARRADRVVGLDASRAILGTARERAANEGFSLDLLQGDAAALPLREDSVDLAVYVAALHHLPTPTLRRASLDDLARVLAPAGRALVSVWSVTHSAFDEREGFDTTVDWTLPDGTTVGRYYHVYDPEEFEAAVEASALDVERVYESEGNCYAVGTGTE; encoded by the coding sequence GTGACCGACCGGCGCGCCGTCAGGGAGACGTACGACCGCATCGCCGAGCACTTCGCGCGGACGCGGGCGTACGCCTGGCCCGAGGTCGAGGCGTTCGTCGAGGCGTCGCCCGAGGCGGGGACGGCCCTCGACCTCGCCTGCGGGAACGGCCGGCACGCGGGACTCCTCGCGCGGCGCGCCGACCGGGTCGTCGGCCTCGACGCGAGTCGGGCGATACTCGGGACGGCCCGCGAGCGCGCGGCGAACGAGGGGTTCTCCCTCGACCTCCTGCAGGGCGACGCGGCGGCGCTCCCCCTCCGGGAGGACAGCGTCGACCTCGCGGTGTACGTCGCCGCGCTCCACCACCTCCCGACGCCCACCCTGCGCCGCGCCAGCCTCGACGACCTCGCCCGTGTGCTGGCGCCGGCGGGTCGCGCGCTCGTCAGCGTCTGGAGCGTCACGCACTCGGCGTTCGACGAGCGCGAGGGCTTCGACACGACCGTCGACTGGACGCTCCCGGACGGAACCACCGTCGGACGGTACTACCACGTCTACGACCCAGAGGAGTTCGAGGCGGCCGTCGAGGCGAGCGCGCTCGATGTCGAACGGGTCTACGAGAGCGAGGGGAACTGCTACGCGGTCGGTACGGGCACCGAGTAG
- the rocF gene encoding arginase, whose translation MTRPVDLVGVPMDLGADRRGVDMGPSAIRYAGLARELEGLSYACRDAGDLPVVHPEQGDPDASHPDGGNAKYLAEVEDLCVRLADRVADALVEGAFPLVLGGDHSIAVGTVGGSARDADVGVVWFDAHGDFNTPGTSPSGNVHGMPLAALLGEGEFADEPWAHAPGVDPANVALVGVRSLDDAEREALAATEVTVYTMPDIDERGIIEVTEEAFDVAGRAADGVHVSLDLDWLDPDEAPGVGTPVRGGVTYREAHAAMEVVSRRDLRTMEVVEVNPILDQHNRTAELAVELAASALGKSII comes from the coding sequence ATGACACGACCGGTCGACCTCGTCGGCGTCCCGATGGACCTCGGCGCGGACCGACGGGGGGTCGACATGGGCCCCTCGGCGATTCGCTACGCCGGATTGGCACGGGAACTCGAGGGCCTGTCCTACGCCTGTCGCGACGCGGGCGACCTCCCGGTGGTCCACCCCGAGCAGGGCGACCCGGACGCCTCCCACCCAGACGGGGGGAACGCGAAGTACCTGGCGGAGGTCGAGGACCTCTGTGTCCGCCTCGCGGACCGGGTGGCCGACGCGCTGGTGGAGGGGGCGTTCCCGCTGGTCCTCGGCGGCGACCACTCCATCGCCGTCGGGACCGTCGGCGGGAGTGCCCGCGACGCCGACGTCGGCGTCGTCTGGTTCGACGCCCACGGCGACTTCAACACGCCCGGTACCTCCCCGAGCGGGAACGTCCACGGGATGCCGCTGGCGGCCCTCCTCGGCGAGGGCGAGTTCGCCGACGAGCCGTGGGCGCACGCGCCCGGCGTCGACCCGGCGAACGTCGCCCTCGTCGGGGTCCGGAGCCTCGACGACGCCGAGCGCGAGGCGCTGGCCGCCACCGAGGTGACCGTCTACACCATGCCCGACATCGACGAGCGGGGCATCATCGAGGTGACGGAGGAGGCCTTCGACGTCGCCGGGCGCGCCGCCGACGGCGTCCACGTCAGCCTCGACCTCGACTGGCTCGACCCCGACGAGGCCCCCGGGGTGGGGACGCCCGTCCGCGGGGGCGTCACCTACCGCGAGGCCCACGCCGCGATGGAGGTCGTCTCGCGACGCGACCTGCGGACGATGGAGGTCGTCGAGGTGAACCCCATCCTCGACCAGCACAACCGGACGGCGGAACTCGCGGTCGAACTGGCCGCGAGCGCGCTCGGGAAGTCCATCATCTGA
- a CDS encoding TIGR00341 family protein, with protein MRLIKLLVPDSVCDDAVAILDEENIDFVLTRDASAHDDATLLEFPLPTQAVEFVLQELRDAGIDDGQYTVVASAETAKTANFKDLEDRFVAGVEEDDSVAPEEIRAKALDMHRNPLTYYSLTVFSAVVAAAGLLLDSPAVVVGAMVIAPQVGSAMTTSVGMVLDDRRMTWMGLKAQFLGLGLAVVTALALGYALRSGQFVTSVLDVSTVSQISKRISPGLLSVSVAVCAGAAGAFGLATALPVSLVGVMIAAALIPAAAAVGIGVAWGIPSVALGALILLVVNAVTVNLAGFAVLWYLGYRPPEWVEGVRSPREFLPMLVALAVLLTTFGVAGGFVADQVIYNNNVNQAVTDVLEDEEYERLELMQIQTEVGPVDRFGEQPTVTVSVSRPADEPYPGLADDLSAAIEESTDRSLDVEVQFNDRIRSS; from the coding sequence ATGCGGTTGATAAAGTTGCTCGTTCCCGACAGTGTGTGCGACGACGCAGTGGCGATACTCGACGAGGAGAACATCGACTTCGTCCTCACCCGCGACGCGAGCGCCCACGACGACGCGACGCTCCTCGAGTTCCCCCTGCCGACGCAGGCGGTCGAGTTCGTCCTGCAGGAGCTGCGCGACGCCGGTATCGACGACGGCCAGTACACCGTCGTCGCGAGCGCGGAGACGGCGAAGACGGCGAACTTCAAGGACCTGGAGGACCGCTTCGTCGCCGGCGTCGAGGAGGACGACTCCGTCGCCCCCGAGGAGATACGGGCGAAGGCGCTCGACATGCACCGCAACCCGCTGACGTACTACTCGCTGACGGTGTTCAGCGCCGTCGTGGCCGCCGCGGGCCTCCTGCTCGACTCGCCCGCCGTCGTCGTCGGCGCGATGGTCATCGCCCCGCAGGTCGGCTCGGCGATGACCACGAGCGTCGGGATGGTGCTCGACGACCGCCGGATGACGTGGATGGGGCTGAAGGCACAGTTCCTCGGCCTCGGTCTCGCCGTCGTCACGGCGCTCGCCCTCGGCTACGCGCTCCGGTCGGGACAGTTCGTCACCAGCGTCCTCGACGTCTCGACGGTGAGCCAGATATCAAAGCGCATCTCGCCGGGACTGCTCTCGGTGTCGGTGGCGGTCTGTGCGGGCGCGGCCGGGGCGTTCGGCCTCGCGACCGCGCTCCCCGTCTCGCTCGTGGGCGTGATGATCGCCGCCGCACTCATCCCCGCGGCGGCCGCCGTCGGCATCGGCGTGGCGTGGGGCATCCCCTCGGTGGCGCTCGGCGCGCTCATCCTGCTCGTCGTCAACGCCGTCACCGTCAACCTCGCGGGGTTCGCCGTCCTCTGGTACCTCGGCTACCGGCCGCCCGAGTGGGTCGAGGGCGTCCGCTCCCCCCGTGAGTTCCTCCCGATGCTGGTCGCACTCGCCGTCCTGCTCACGACGTTCGGCGTGGCGGGCGGGTTCGTCGCGGACCAGGTCATCTACAACAACAACGTGAACCAGGCGGTCACGGACGTCCTGGAGGACGAGGAGTACGAACGCCTCGAACTGATGCAGATACAGACCGAGGTCGGCCCCGTCGACCGCTTCGGCGAACAGCCGACCGTGACGGTCAGCGTCTCGCGCCCGGCCGACGAACCCTACCCGGGGCTGGCGGACGACCTCTCGGCGGCCATCGAGGAGTCGACGGACCGCTCGCTCGACGTGGAGGTACAGTTCAACGACCGGATTCGGTCGTCGTGA
- a CDS encoding NAD-dependent epimerase/dehydratase family protein, translating into MDGKRVLVTGGAGFIGSNLANHLAPGNDVVAVDDLYLGTPENLDDDVEFVEASVLDDDLPTDVDVVFHLAALSSYTMHEDDPRLGARVNVEGFVNTVDQARRDGCETVVYASTSSIYGSRTDPSPESMPVEARTGYEASKLARERYGEYFHNHYGMRCAGLRFFSVYQGFEDGNEEHKGKYANTVAQFTDQIARGERPELFGDGSQTRDFTHVSDVVRGIELAAEERLQGVYNLGTGVSYSFNEMVEMINDELGTDVEPKYVENPLDVYVHDTMADPTKMKEATGWEPTVDFEDGVARVCAPYRD; encoded by the coding sequence ATGGACGGGAAACGTGTCCTCGTGACCGGGGGCGCCGGCTTCATCGGCTCGAACCTCGCGAACCACCTCGCACCGGGCAACGACGTCGTCGCCGTCGACGACCTCTACCTCGGGACGCCGGAGAACCTCGACGACGACGTCGAGTTCGTCGAGGCGTCGGTGCTCGACGACGACCTCCCGACGGACGTGGACGTCGTCTTCCACCTCGCTGCCCTCTCCTCGTACACGATGCACGAGGACGACCCGCGCCTGGGTGCCCGGGTGAACGTCGAGGGGTTCGTCAACACGGTCGACCAGGCCCGCCGCGACGGCTGTGAGACGGTCGTCTACGCCTCCACCTCCTCCATCTACGGCTCGCGGACGGACCCCTCTCCCGAGTCGATGCCCGTCGAGGCGCGCACGGGCTACGAGGCGTCGAAACTCGCCCGCGAACGCTACGGCGAGTACTTCCACAACCACTACGGGATGCGCTGTGCCGGCCTGCGGTTCTTCTCGGTCTACCAGGGCTTCGAGGACGGCAACGAGGAACACAAGGGGAAGTACGCGAACACGGTCGCGCAGTTCACCGACCAGATCGCCCGCGGCGAGCGCCCCGAACTGTTCGGCGACGGCTCCCAGACCCGCGACTTCACGCACGTCTCGGACGTCGTCCGCGGCATCGAACTCGCGGCCGAGGAACGCCTTCAGGGCGTCTACAACCTCGGGACGGGCGTCAGCTACTCGTTCAACGAGATGGTCGAGATGATAAACGACGAACTCGGCACCGACGTCGAGCCGAAGTACGTCGAGAACCCCCTCGACGTCTACGTCCACGACACGATGGCCGACCCCACGAAGATGAAGGAGGCGACCGGCTGGGAGCCGACCGTCGACTTCGAGGACGGCGTCGCCCGGGTCTGCGCGCCGTACAGGGACTGA
- a CDS encoding HTH domain-containing protein has protein sequence MSSIELTSSQREILQELINLYGVSERAVKGEDIANKVDRNPGTIRNQMQSLKALQLVEGVPGPKGGYKPTATAYEALELEQLDEPANVPFFHNGERVTDANVQEIDLTSVHHPELCRAEIRLHGSIKEYHEGDTVVVGPTPRSKLRIEGVLDGKDDTNNVLIVSTTSMEAPWGDDAPQH, from the coding sequence ATGTCATCCATCGAACTCACGTCGAGCCAGCGGGAGATCCTGCAGGAACTCATCAACCTGTACGGCGTCTCCGAGCGGGCCGTCAAGGGGGAGGACATCGCGAACAAGGTCGACCGGAACCCGGGGACCATCCGTAACCAGATGCAGAGCCTGAAGGCGCTGCAGTTGGTCGAGGGCGTACCGGGGCCGAAGGGCGGGTACAAACCGACGGCGACGGCCTACGAGGCGCTCGAACTGGAGCAACTCGACGAACCCGCGAACGTCCCCTTCTTCCACAACGGCGAGCGCGTCACCGACGCGAACGTCCAGGAGATAGACCTCACCAGCGTCCACCACCCCGAGCTCTGCCGCGCCGAGATACGCCTGCACGGCTCCATCAAGGAGTACCACGAGGGTGACACGGTCGTCGTCGGCCCGACGCCGCGCTCGAAGCTCCGCATCGAGGGCGTCCTCGACGGGAAAGACGACACGAACAACGTGCTCATCGTCTCGACGACGAGCATGGAAGCCCCCTGGGGCGACGACGCGCCGCAGCACTAG
- a CDS encoding NAD(P)/FAD-dependent oxidoreductase: protein MTENVVVLGSGYAGAGAIKSIEDKLGDQVDLTWISDVDHHLVLHEAHRVVRNPAVKEKIAIPVEEIKAPSTRFIQAEVTGIDTEDREVELDDGTTVTYDYCVVAIGSQTAYFGIEGLEEHAYTLKSLDHALDIHDAVKEAARDASRSDRAQIVVGGAGLSGIQTAGEIAEFRDKHRAPIDIHLVEGLESVFPPGEPELQEKLDEMLRERDINIMTGEFIGKVDDETVYIGDDTELDYDVLIWTGGITGQKVAESLDLDQDERNHRLTATSTFQTSDDRVFAVGDSALVDQLSGEPAPPTAQAAWQAAEVIGENIKRAMNGQPLKQWEHVDKGTLISVGDEAVAYDVRPVNGFSLPVKLFDGLPAETLKKGVASRWVKRVAGPSRAAKAWPDM from the coding sequence ATGACTGAGAACGTCGTCGTCCTCGGGTCCGGCTACGCCGGGGCTGGCGCCATCAAGAGCATCGAAGACAAGCTCGGTGACCAGGTGGACCTGACGTGGATCTCCGACGTCGACCACCACCTCGTCCTCCACGAGGCCCACCGAGTCGTGCGCAACCCCGCCGTCAAGGAGAAGATAGCCATCCCCGTCGAGGAGATCAAGGCCCCCTCCACGCGCTTCATCCAGGCGGAGGTGACGGGTATCGACACCGAGGACCGCGAGGTGGAACTCGACGACGGCACGACGGTCACCTACGACTACTGCGTCGTCGCGATCGGCTCGCAGACCGCCTACTTCGGCATCGAGGGGCTCGAAGAGCACGCCTACACGCTGAAGTCGCTCGACCACGCCCTCGACATCCACGACGCGGTCAAGGAGGCGGCCCGCGACGCCTCGCGCAGCGACCGCGCACAAATCGTCGTCGGCGGGGCCGGCCTCTCGGGCATCCAGACCGCCGGCGAGATAGCCGAGTTCCGCGACAAACACCGCGCGCCCATCGACATCCACCTCGTCGAGGGGCTGGAGAGCGTCTTCCCGCCGGGCGAACCCGAACTGCAGGAGAAGCTCGACGAGATGCTCCGCGAGCGCGACATCAACATCATGACCGGCGAGTTCATCGGGAAGGTCGACGACGAGACGGTCTACATCGGCGACGACACCGAACTCGACTACGACGTCCTCATCTGGACCGGCGGCATCACCGGTCAGAAGGTCGCCGAGTCGCTCGACCTCGACCAGGACGAGCGGAACCACCGCCTCACCGCCACCTCGACGTTCCAGACGAGCGACGACCGCGTCTTCGCGGTCGGCGACTCGGCGCTCGTCGACCAGCTCTCGGGCGAACCCGCCCCGCCGACGGCGCAGGCCGCCTGGCAGGCCGCCGAGGTCATCGGCGAGAACATCAAACGCGCGATGAACGGCCAGCCCCTCAAGCAGTGGGAGCACGTCGACAAGGGGACGCTCATCTCCGTCGGCGACGAGGCCGTCGCCTATGACGTCCGGCCCGTCAACGGCTTCTCGCTCCCCGTGAAGCTCTTCGACGGCCTCCCCGCCGAGACGCTGAAGAAGGGGGTCGCCTCCCGCTGGGTCAAGCGCGTCGCCGGCCCCAGCCGCGCCGCGAAGGCGTGGCCCGACATGTAA
- a CDS encoding rhodanese-like domain-containing protein, translating to MTELRRTAWGMAEEAEREIESLSVEETHAELEEGRATLLDIRDVRELWLEGTIAGAKHAPRGMLEFWADPDTKYHRDYFGPERRYVLFCNEAGRSALAAKRLAEMGFEDVAHLSGGFTAWQEAGYPVETVEQRDYESR from the coding sequence ATGACCGAACTCCGGCGGACGGCGTGGGGGATGGCCGAAGAGGCAGAGCGGGAAATAGAGTCACTCTCCGTCGAGGAGACCCACGCGGAACTCGAGGAGGGCCGAGCGACGCTGCTCGACATCCGCGACGTGCGAGAGCTGTGGCTCGAAGGGACCATCGCGGGGGCGAAACACGCGCCCCGCGGGATGCTCGAGTTCTGGGCCGACCCCGACACGAAGTACCACCGCGACTACTTCGGCCCGGAGCGACGTTACGTGCTGTTCTGCAACGAGGCCGGCCGGTCGGCGCTGGCGGCGAAGCGACTCGCGGAGATGGGGTTCGAGGACGTCGCGCACCTGAGCGGCGGGTTCACCGCGTGGCAGGAAGCGGGCTACCCGGTCGAGACCGTCGAACAGCGTGACTACGAGAGCCGATAG
- a CDS encoding nucleoside phosphorylase codes for MSDADDVQYHIEVGPGDVAGTVLLPGDTERVDRIVADWDASEEVASHREYRTVTGEYEGTPVSVTSTGIGSPSAAIAVEELAEVGVDTFLRVGSCGAIQPDIDIGDLVITSGGVRQEGTSAAYVRDTYPAVADGEVVTALVAAAERLGYDYHVGLTASTDSFYAGQGRPGFEGYVPERGTALFEEMVAANVKNFEMEASAILTLANVYGLRAGAVCAVYANRTTGEFRVEGQGRAVETANLAVHLLARMDAAAAEAGADRWHAGLSLD; via the coding sequence ATGAGCGACGCAGACGACGTGCAGTACCACATCGAGGTCGGGCCGGGCGACGTCGCGGGGACGGTACTCCTGCCGGGGGACACCGAGCGGGTCGACCGCATCGTCGCCGACTGGGACGCGAGCGAGGAGGTGGCGAGTCACCGCGAGTACCGAACCGTCACCGGCGAGTACGAGGGGACGCCGGTCTCCGTCACGTCGACGGGTATCGGGTCGCCCTCCGCCGCCATCGCGGTCGAGGAACTCGCCGAGGTAGGCGTCGACACGTTCCTCCGCGTCGGCTCCTGTGGGGCCATCCAGCCCGACATCGACATCGGTGACCTCGTCATCACGTCGGGCGGCGTCCGACAGGAGGGGACCAGCGCGGCGTACGTCCGCGATACGTACCCCGCGGTGGCCGACGGGGAGGTGGTGACCGCGCTGGTCGCCGCCGCCGAGCGCCTCGGCTACGACTACCACGTCGGCCTCACCGCCTCGACGGACTCCTTCTACGCCGGCCAGGGTCGCCCGGGTTTCGAGGGGTACGTCCCCGAGCGCGGAACGGCCCTCTTCGAGGAGATGGTGGCCGCGAACGTGAAGAACTTCGAGATGGAGGCGAGCGCCATCCTCACCCTGGCGAACGTCTACGGCCTGCGTGCCGGCGCGGTCTGCGCGGTGTACGCCAACCGGACGACCGGCGAGTTCCGCGTCGAGGGGCAGGGACGGGCCGTCGAGACGGCCAACCTGGCCGTCCACCTGCTCGCACGGATGGACGCCGCCGCTGCCGAGGCCGGCGCCGACCGCTGGCACGCCGGCCTCTCGCTCGACTGA
- the cdd gene encoding cytidine deaminase, with product MDATELVARAREALDDAYVPYSEYRVGAALETADGTVYTGCNIENANYSNSLHAEEVAVAGAVRDGHTEFARLAVASGARDGVTPCGMCRQTLAEFADADLPVFCDERDAVREYALGELLPNTISFDTLEAAKREE from the coding sequence ATGGACGCGACCGAACTCGTCGCCCGCGCCCGCGAGGCGCTCGACGACGCCTACGTCCCCTACTCCGAGTACCGCGTCGGTGCCGCCCTGGAGACCGCCGACGGCACCGTCTACACCGGCTGTAACATCGAGAACGCCAACTACTCGAACTCGCTGCACGCCGAGGAGGTGGCCGTGGCGGGAGCGGTCCGGGACGGCCACACCGAGTTCGCCCGCCTCGCCGTCGCCTCCGGCGCGCGCGACGGCGTCACGCCCTGCGGGATGTGTCGCCAGACGCTCGCGGAGTTCGCCGACGCCGACCTCCCCGTCTTCTGCGACGAGAGGGACGCGGTTCGTGAGTACGCCCTCGGTGAGTTGCTTCCGAACACCATCTCGTTCGACACGCTGGAGGCAGCGAAGCGCGAGGAGTGA